ACGCCTCGGCTCTTTTTTGTCTCGACCCTTTCACCTCGAGCGGAAATCGACGTCTTTTAACGGTGACTGGCAACGCCTCACCGAGGAGTTCCCTCCCTCACCCCGCTCGGGGGACTCATGGGCGCTTCCTTTCGAGGGCCGATAGCCCCTTCACAAGCGCCAGTCCGATAAGGAGAGCCCCTCCCAGCCAAAGAGAGCCATCGGGACCGACGTCACCGAAGAACGAGACTTTGCCCAAAGTGCCGGCCGCGAAGATCCCCCTCGACATGAAGGGGAAGATTTCCGCGTAGATCATGGCGCCGAAGATCATGCCGATCATGCCCCAGAGAACATCGATGCGCCCTTCGCCGAAGGCTCCGGCAGCCGTTCCGGGACAGTACCCCAGAAGCCCCCAACCGAGACCGAAAAGGAGGTCGCCGATGACGTTCGTGCCCAAAACGGTGGCTTTGATGTCCATCGTCACCAGCCCCATCTGACGGGCAGCGACGAGCCCTGTCATTCCCGAGAGGATGGCCGCGACCATGAACTTGACGATGGTAAAGTCACGAAAGAGAAGGGCTCCGACCTGACGGTCGTAGCGTAGCACTTCGCTGCGCTGGAGCAGAATTCCGAAGAGAGCTCCCGTGATCAAGCCCGTGACGAGGGGATTCATGGCCTAGACCTCCCTTCCGAAAAGCACACGGGCGACGATGGCGCCGCCGACAAAGAAACACAGGAGAGAGACGAGACTCCCCGGGGCCAGCGGCATGACCCCGCTCAGGCTGTGGCCGCTGGGACACCCTCCGGCCATGCGGGCGCCGACGATGGACAAAGCACCTCCGAAAAAGGCCGCCAAGGCGCGATTCAGGGGGCTGGACCCGAAACGTCTCTCCCAAAGAGGCGGAACGACACGAAAGCGGAAGGTGCCACTCTGAAGAGAGGCCGCCAAAGAACCGAGGCCGATTCCGATCACGAAAAACATCTGCCAATCGACTTTGAATCCGTCCTTCTTAAAATAGGTCAAAGAGGCGACGTGCTCAGGGGCAACGAATCCCTCGACGAGGGCACCCAGGCGGGCGAAGGTCGTCGAGGCCCCGAAGAACTTCCCCGCGACCACGATGGAAAGGACCATCAGGGCACCTGCAAGAATGCCGCCGAAATAGGGATTCATCGGCCGCTTTTCCACAGCCACCACGCTCTTTTTTCTGAAATTTTTTATCATTTTAAATAACTGGCCGTGGAGTATCGAAAGAGCTCGATGGGGTCGCTCTGCGTTAGAATAAGAAGCACAAGGGAGGTGGCGCCATGTTCGAAAACGCGCTGAAAAAACGGCTCCGCGAGGGGAAAACGGCCTTCGGAGCCTTTTCGGTCATCCCCTCGCCGGAAACCGTCGAGATTCTGGGCATCGCAGGGTTCGATTTCGTCATCCTCGACACGGAACACGGGCCGGCCTCGCACGAGACCCTTCAGGAACTGGTCCGAGCCGCCGAGAGCCGCAGTCTGACGCCCATCGTCCGCGTGGCCGACAGCCGTCCCTCGACGGTGCTCAGGGCACTCGATGTGGGAGCCCAGGGGATTCAGGTGCCTCAGGTGACGAGCCTCGAGGAGGCCCGGTCCGTCGTGGCCGGATCCAAGTACCATCCGCTGGGAAGACGGGGGCTGGCCATTCCCCGGTCGGGCGACTACGGCGCCGTGCCGACGGAGACCTACTTCCGGAAATCCAACGAGGAGACGCTCATCGTCGTCCAGTGCGAGAGTCTCGAAGGGCTCAAGGCCCTCGACGAGGTTCTGACGGAGCCCCAGATCGACGTCGTCTTCTTCGGCCCCTTCGACATGTCCCAGTCCCTGGCCATGCCCGGCCAGGTCCATCACGAGCGCGTCGAAGAGGCCTCCCGTGAAGTCCTCCGTCTGGCCCGCAAACACGGGAAGGCGGCCGGCACCTTTCTTCTCGACGGAGAGGAGGCCCAGCGCAGGGCCGAAGAGGGCTTCCAGTACATCGCCATCAGCCTCGATGCGACGCTTCTCTTCCAGGCCTGCCGCCGCGAACTGGTCCGTGCCAGGGAAAGCCGGTGCCCCGAAGAATGAAGTCCCTATTCGTCTTTCGCGGCGACGACATCCTTCTCGTCCAGGAAGGCTCTCCCCGCCTGCCGGCGCCCGAAGAGATCGTCCCCCTGGAAGGGCAGGTCGTCCGTGGCCGCTTTCCCGACAGGGAAGGGCTCTTCTGGGCGGAGGTTCCGGCGGAGACGGAACCTCCGCGGGGAACGGCCTTCGTCTCCCGGCGATCGCTCTGGGGCATCGTCGACGAAAGGCTGTTTTTCACCGTCGGCAAGGCCTTCCACCTCATGGACTGGCACAGGACCAACCGCTTCTGCGGCCGCTGCGGAGAGTCGCTGACGGACCACCCCGAAGAGAAGGCCCTCCTCTGCCCCAGCTGCGGACAGGTGATCTACCCCGTCATCGCCCCGGCTGTCATCGTCGCCGTCGAGCGCGAGGGGAAACTCCTCCTGGGCCGGAGTCCCGGATTTCCGCCGGGGCGCTACTCCGTGCTGGCCGGCTTCGTCGAGGCCGGCGAGTCCCTCGAGGAGACCCTCGTCAGGGAGATCAACGAAGAAGTGGGCATCGAGGTGGACCACATCACCTACTTCGGCAGCCAGCCCTGGCCCTTCCCCCGGTCGCTCATGCTGGGATTCAGGGCCCTGTGGAAATCGGGCGAGATCGCCATCGACGGCCGGGAGATCGTCGACGCCCGGTGGTTCGCGCCGGACGAAATGCCCGACTTCCCCCCCTCCTTCAGCATCTCGAGAAAGCTCATCGACGACTTTCTCAGGCGCCATGACAACGGGAGGGGGCTCCCCTGAAAGGAGAGCCCCCTGAAGAGCCTGCCCCGCTTCGGATCAGGGGGCGCTGTAGACGAGGTAGAGGGCTGCGGCGATGACGAGAATCCCACAGACCTGGTTGATTCTCCTCGTTCCTCTCGATCGGGAATCCCATTCGAGGACGCTCTGGACGAAACCGGCGAAAGTACCGCAGAGAACGAGAACGCCCACGTGGCCCAGGGCATAGCCTCCCAGAATCGCCGCCCCTCGCAGAAGATCGGATGCCGCCGCCTTGAGAACGAGGACGAGGATCGGGGCCGAATAGGCCAGAGTGCAGGGACCGAGGGCCATGCCCGAAAGGAGGCCCAGGACAAGGGCACCCTTGAGCCCCTTGCGCTCGCCGTAGGTGCCTGTCTTCATGCCCGGCAGAGAGATGACGTCGAGGAGATGGAGTCCGACGCAGAGGAAGACGACGGCCACGATATAGGTCGTGTACCGGGCAAGGTCGGCCAGGAGGCGCCCCGCCGTGGCCACGGCCAGACCGACGACGACGAGGTTGACGAGAACGCCCAGGCCGAAGCAGAGGGAAAGGGAAAAGGCACGCCTCGTCGAGATAGCCTCCTGAGAATCGACGAAGCCGACGACGAGAGGGATGAAGACGAGGCTGCAGGGGCTTAGAAGGACGCTCATCACTCCCCAGAGCAGGGAGGCCCCGACGACGAGAGCTCCCGATCCCTCGAGGGCGGAGGCCACCGATCCGATCAGATCGAACATGGCGCCTCCTCAGGGACGGCTGATGCCGTGGGATTCGACGAGCGAGACCAGATCCTCCAGGGCCATGAACCCCTCCCGGCGATCGAGGACCTCCCCTTTCTCATCGAGAAGGACCAGCGTCGGCACGTAGCGGACCTTGTACTTCTCCCCCAGCGCCGGGTTCTCCCAGACGTCGACGATGTCCACGACGAGGGTCCCGGCATAGTCGGCCTTGAGCCGTTCGAGGTGGGGCAGTATGGCCTTACAGGCCGGGCAGCTGGACGTCGACAGGTCGATGAGCCGAGGCAGCGCCTCCGTCCCGGACGTTCCGGCAATACCGGGAGAAGAAGGCCGCTGTCCCTTCACGAAGAGGACGCCGCCCAAAGCGGCAACCACGAGAAACACCACAAAAACTTTCATTTTTCCGGTCATGCCCTCACGCTCCTTCCGCGCTGGCCGATTCCGACGGACCTCCCGATCTGCTCCGACTCGGCCGAGGACCATGAAACGGCATCGACGAGGCGCATCGCATCGGACCCCGCTGCGCCTTTCCCCCAGTATAGGGACCCTCTCCCATCTGTCAAGATTACCCTCAGGGGTATGAGAATCGGAGGTGCCTCTCCTGAAACGACAGGCCTTCATCGTCCCAGCGCCGCAGAGGATCTCCCTCGCGGGAAAAAGACGTCTCGCACGGACGTTTCATGCGGCCCTTTTTGCCGCTTTGTTCCTTCTCTGGGCCGCTCTTCCGACAAGCGCCTCGGAGCGGATCATCCTCTTTTCCAGCGTCGTCACCGTCGAAGCGGATGGATCGCTCCTCGTCGAGGAGTCGATCCGCCTCAACGTCGAGGGGAAGGCGATCCGGCGGGGCATTTTCCGCGACTTTCCCACAGGCTATACCGATTCGGAGGGAAAGAGTTATCGCGTCGGCTTCAAGCTTCTGTCCGTCACCCTCGACGGGAGAAAGGAGCCCTACGAGGTCACCAGCAGAAGCAACGGGGTCCGCATCCGCATCGGCAACCCCGACAGGCTCGTCGTCCCGGGCGAACGAGAATATACCCTGACCTACCGCACGACGGGGCAACTCGGTTTTTTCGATGATCACGACGAGCTTTACTGGAACGTGACGGGCAACGGCTGGGAATTCCCCATCGACCGCGCCGAAGCTCAGATTCTTCTTCCCGAGGGCGTCGACGGGCGCAAGGCCCTGCTTTTCACCGGCCCTCAGGGCTCCCGCCAATCGAGGGGAGAATGGCGGCTCGACGGAAATCGGGCTTTCTTCGAGACGACGACCTCCCTGGGAACGGGCGAAGGTCTGACGGTGGTCCTCGCCTTCGATAAAGGTCATGTCACCCCCCCGAGCGAGGCATTCGGTCGGACGCTCCCCCCCTCTCCCTGGCTCGTGAACGCGGCTCCCCTTCTCGTCCTGGCCCTCGTCTCTGCCTACTACCTCCGGGTCTGGCATCGCCACGGCAGGGACCTCAAAGGAGGCCCCATCTTCGCCCGCTTCGTGCCCCCTCAGGACATCTCTCCGGCCTTCGCCTCGCGGCTTCTCCACCGTCGCTTCCGCAACGAGGCCCTGACGGCGACCCTCGTCGACCTCGCCGTCCGGAAACTCCTCGTCATCGAAGAGGTCGAAGGAACCCTGGGACGGGCCGTCCGCAAGCTCTTCGGCAGGAAAACGGCCGGATCGTACCGCCTCCGCCGTCTTGAGGGGGGCAAACCCTCCAAGGAGGACGCTCTCTTTCTGAAGTCCCTTTTCGGGAGGGCCGACCGGCTCGACCTCACGGCCGATTCGGACAAAGAGAGGCTCCGCCTGGCCCGAGAGTCTTTCAGGAAAGGGCTCGACAGAGACGTCGAAGACTGCCTCCGCTCCAACATCGGTCGAAGCGCCCTGGGGCTGGGCCTTTCCGTCCTGGCCTTCTCTTTCCTCCTCGTCGCCGTCGGCCCCACGGTTGAGCGGGTTTTCTCCGTCTTCTGGATGGCTCTGTGGACCTTCTTCCTCTCCTTTCTCCTCCTGACGGGAACGGCCTTTCTCGGCCGAGCCATGAGAACGCGGCGGCCCGGTCCCTTCATGCGAGGCCTACTTCTCCTCTTCGCAGCCGCCCCCGTCTCCTTCCTCGGTCTTCTGGGAGCCATCTACTCCGTCGAGGAGCTCTCGCCCCTTTTCACCCTATCCGTCATCGGCACTTCTTTGATTAACGCCCTATTCATCCGCATCATGGGCAACGTCACAGCCAGGGGGCGAGCCCTTTTGGACGAACTGGAGGGCCTCAAGCTCTATCTCTCCGTCGCCGAGCGGGAACGCATCCGCCGTTTCGCCGACGTCACGCTCCCTCCTGAAACGCCCGAGCAGTTCGAGAGGCTTCTCCCCTGGGCTATCGCTCTGGGCGTCGAGAAGGAATGGGCCGCCCATTTCGAGACGGCCCTCGCCGAGGCCCGCTACGAACCGACCTGGTATGCCGGAACGACAGCCTGGCATGCGACGGGGTTGACGTCGATGGCATCCAGCCTCTCTTCAGGCCTGGGTGGCGCCATCGCCGCCGCCTCTTCCCCGCCGGGATCCGGTTCCGGCTTCGGCAGCGGCGGTTCGTCGGGAGGAGGAGGAGGTGGTGGCGGCGGCGGCGGATGGTAGAGCCACAGGGAGAGACCACAGGCCGATAGCCAACCGATGGCCGCAGGGACATGAAAGACAGAGGAGGAGGTTCCCCTTCCGGGGACCTCCTCCTCTGTGAACAGGGGACCGGAACGGCAAAAAACGCCGTGCCGCTACATTTCCCCCTATAGGGACGGACTCTGGCTGGCACCCGGCTTTTGCGGGGGAAGCGGCGGCTGATCCGGCTTCTGAGGATCACCGGGTTTCTGCGGCTGGTTCGGCTTCTGGGGATCTCCGGGCTGCGGCGGCTGGCCCGGCTTCTGGGGGTCTCCGGGCTGCGGCGGCTGGCCCGGCTTCTGGGGGTCTCCGGGCTGCGGCGGCTGGCCCGGCTTCTGGGGGTCTCCGGGCTGAGGCGGCTGGCCCGGCTTCTGGGGGTCTCCGGGTTTCTGCGGCGGCTGGCCCGGCTTCTGGGGGTCTCCGGGCTGCGGCGGCTGGTTCGGCTTCTGGGGATCTCCGGGCTGAGGCGGCTGACCCGGCTTCTGGGGGTCTCCAGGCTGAGGGTTCTGAGGCGGAATCTGAGGAGGTTGCTGCGAATCGTCAGGCTTGGCCGGAACGTTGAGAGCCGAGATCGTCGACGCCGAGAGGACGCCGTTTCGCACCTCCTCGGCGGAGAGCGGCGCCGTTGCCGTGACCAGACAGGACAACGCCAAAACAGACACGAAGAATTTCTTCACGAGAAACACCTCTCTTTCTGAAAGTCCGGATACATACACTCACATCGCAGAATAAGCTTCCTCCACTCACGAAAACAACAAAAAAACATGCTAAAAGTTTTGCATTCCAAATACCGCAAAATCATTTCAGTAAGATGCTACATCGTTTATCCCTTGGAATCAATACCATATTTGCGATCTTCATAAAACTTTATGATTCTTGGCATGAAATAAAATTAAATAAAAAGAATAATATTGAAAGCTTCTGTGCCGATCTTCTGCACATTTTTTGTCTGTGGTCAAAATTCTCAGCCTATGTTAAAATTGAAGAAACTGGCCTGCCTTGGAATCTGAAGCTACCTTTTGAAAGGAGAGACATTTATGAAAAAATCATTACTGATCCTTCCCCTCCTCGCTCTGTTTTTAACCATTGCCTCTATCCCCGCCTCGGCCAACACGCCTGAGGAGCGCATCACGGGCTCCGTCAGAATTCTTCAGGAGATGGCCAAACAGCAGGACGTGGGGCACATGGCCCACCTCCTCTCCAACGCACGGGGCGTCGCCATCTTCCCCTCCGTCGTCAAGGCGGGCCTCGTCATCGGCGGGCGCTATGGGGAAGGGCTCCTCCTCAAATACGATCCCAAGGCCAAGCGCTGGTACGGCCCCAACTTCATCACCATCGCCGGAGCCTCCTGGGGACTCCAGATCGGCGTCCAGTCGACGGCCCTCGTCTTGGTCATCACCAATGATCGGGGGATGGATGGCTTCGTCGGCAACAAAGTGACGCTGGGCGGCGATTTCGCCGTCGCCGCCGGCCCCATGGGCCGCAGCGCCCAGGCCGCCACGGACGGCAAGCTTCAGGCCTCCATCTACAGCTACTCCATGAGCAAAGGCCTCTTCGCCGGGCTCTCCCTGGAGGGAGCCGCCGTCAGCGTCGACGAGAACGCCAACTCCGTCTACTGGGGAGGCTCCCTGTCCGCCCGTCAGGCCTTGGACAAGAGAGCCACATCGTCGAAGATCCAGCCCCTCGTGAAGGAGCTCAACGGTCTCCTTTCGAAGGCGAAGTAGTCTTTCCGAGACCGGAGAGAGTCGAAGAGGGAGGGGGCCGCCTGATGCGGCCCCCTCCCTCTTCGACTCTCTCCCCAAGCCCTTTATCCTGCCGACGGAACGGAGATGGAGGGCTTCGGCGGCGACATTCCCCTTTTCTCCCCCTCCTTCGGACCTGAGGAGTCTGTCGTCCTTGGTCTGACTAAAGTGGATCCATGTTCTTTTCTGATATCTAAAAGAAATTCTTTGTCATTGAAGTCATGTTTCAGTCTCCCGGGGCAGGCCAAATCAATCTTTTCCCCGAGACGTCCGCCTGACGTATAGCCCCCCTCTAACGATCGCGCCTCGACAGGAGAAAGGGGACCAGGAGGAGGAGTCCCGCCGGAGCGAACCCCAGGGCACAGCCGCTGCTGCTCCCGCCCGAGGTGGGTTCGTCGCCGCTCGTCGGCTCGGCGATGGCCTTCTCGAAAAGACGGACGTCGGGGCTGGCGGGGTCGACGATGACAAGCTTGCCCGCCCCCACCTCGCTTATGGCCAGTTTCCCGTCGGGGAGAACGGCGGCGACGGGCGCCGAGATGCGCCGGGCCACGGCGACGCCCGTCGCATCGGCGGCGCTTTCGAGGCCCGAGCCGGAACCTCCGTCAAGAGCTGCCAGCTGGGGAACCCTGAGCGTGCCGGCGTCATCGAAAGGCCCATAGCCCGTTTCATTGTTGGCGCCCGGCACTCCCCACGGGAGATCGGCCGCCTCGTACTTCAGGACCCAGCTCCCGAGAGGATCGGAGAGGATGAGGTTGTCCGCTTCGTCGAAGGCCAGGGCGACGGCATGGGCATACCAGGAGAGGTAGAGGCCGGACTGAACTCCCTCTTCGGTGATCCGCATCAGCAGTCCCTGACGTCCGTCGACGAGGGCATGGAGCAGGCCCGTCGAATCGAAGGCGATGGCGTAGATGGAAAGAAGGGGATTTTTCTGTCCCTCCTCCGTTTCCACCTGTTCCATGTGAAGGTTTTCTTTGATCGTCTCCATGGAGCAGAACTCGGTGAACGTCTCCCCTCCCGCCCGAAGCCTTTCGATGGACTGCCCCAGCCAATCGCCGTTGAAGACGGCTGTGACACTTCGAGGCGCCGTGGCGACGTAGACGTCGCCCGTCGAGGGATCGACGGCGATGGAGCTGGGCATCGTCCCCAGCGTATCCCACTCCCCCTGTTTGGTCAGGCCGGCATCGTAGCGGATCACCTTCGACGTGCCGAAATCGGCCACGTAGACGTCGCCGCCGGGAGAGACGGCCATCGCCATGGGCGTATCGAGCCCCGTCGCCGAGGCGGCGCCGAGGGAGGCGGAGT
The DNA window shown above is from Aminithiophilus ramosus and carries:
- a CDS encoding YeeE/YedE thiosulfate transporter family protein produces the protein MNPLVTGLITGALFGILLQRSEVLRYDRQVGALLFRDFTIVKFMVAAILSGMTGLVAARQMGLVTMDIKATVLGTNVIGDLLFGLGWGLLGYCPGTAAGAFGEGRIDVLWGMIGMIFGAMIYAEIFPFMSRGIFAAGTLGKVSFFGDVGPDGSLWLGGALLIGLALVKGLSALERKRP
- a CDS encoding Synerg-CTERM sorting domain-containing protein, with protein sequence MNKRVRFSLYLLLPVCLVVFLFCGIVYGGRMGALLVDGLLKQGAFVVDVTVVNRSDHSVWPAALNKTLIQERSGDGYHGDLGHLIWPLHWHYSPAESPGATSWGRVLHEVLPGETVTFSAALFGEWNDVIAVSPLGVEGYDDPWSPTIPTAAALGTAYEGTVEEPDGVSEPARLSLRLEYDGTGFSEPLSAALSVTGALNATGGLAVGNEKIYIANLFEGFVTALSVGDLSAGGDSASLGAASATGLDTPMAMAVSPGGDVYVADFGTSKVIRYDAGLTKQGEWDTLGTMPSSIAVDPSTGDVYVATAPRSVTAVFNGDWLGQSIERLRAGGETFTEFCSMETIKENLHMEQVETEEGQKNPLLSIYAIAFDSTGLLHALVDGRQGLLMRITEEGVQSGLYLSWYAHAVALAFDEADNLILSDPLGSWVLKYEAADLPWGVPGANNETGYGPFDDAGTLRVPQLAALDGGSGSGLESAADATGVAVARRISAPVAAVLPDGKLAISEVGAGKLVIVDPASPDVRLFEKAIAEPTSGDEPTSGGSSSGCALGFAPAGLLLLVPFLLSRRDR
- a CDS encoding DUF2207 domain-containing protein — its product is MFLLWAALPTSASERIILFSSVVTVEADGSLLVEESIRLNVEGKAIRRGIFRDFPTGYTDSEGKSYRVGFKLLSVTLDGRKEPYEVTSRSNGVRIRIGNPDRLVVPGEREYTLTYRTTGQLGFFDDHDELYWNVTGNGWEFPIDRAEAQILLPEGVDGRKALLFTGPQGSRQSRGEWRLDGNRAFFETTTSLGTGEGLTVVLAFDKGHVTPPSEAFGRTLPPSPWLVNAAPLLVLALVSAYYLRVWHRHGRDLKGGPIFARFVPPQDISPAFASRLLHRRFRNEALTATLVDLAVRKLLVIEEVEGTLGRAVRKLFGRKTAGSYRLRRLEGGKPSKEDALFLKSLFGRADRLDLTADSDKERLRLARESFRKGLDRDVEDCLRSNIGRSALGLGLSVLAFSFLLVAVGPTVERVFSVFWMALWTFFLSFLLLTGTAFLGRAMRTRRPGPFMRGLLLLFAAAPVSFLGLLGAIYSVEELSPLFTLSVIGTSLINALFIRIMGNVTARGRALLDELEGLKLYLSVAERERIRRFADVTLPPETPEQFERLLPWAIALGVEKEWAAHFETALAEARYEPTWYAGTTAWHATGLTSMASSLSSGLGGAIAAASSPPGSGSGFGSGGSSGGGGGGGGGGGW
- a CDS encoding lipid-binding SYLF domain-containing protein, with translation MKKSLLILPLLALFLTIASIPASANTPEERITGSVRILQEMAKQQDVGHMAHLLSNARGVAIFPSVVKAGLVIGGRYGEGLLLKYDPKAKRWYGPNFITIAGASWGLQIGVQSTALVLVITNDRGMDGFVGNKVTLGGDFAVAAGPMGRSAQAATDGKLQASIYSYSMSKGLFAGLSLEGAAVSVDENANSVYWGGSLSARQALDKRATSSKIQPLVKELNGLLSKAK
- a CDS encoding thioredoxin family protein, with translation MTGKMKVFVVFLVVAALGGVLFVKGQRPSSPGIAGTSGTEALPRLIDLSTSSCPACKAILPHLERLKADYAGTLVVDIVDVWENPALGEKYKVRYVPTLVLLDEKGEVLDRREGFMALEDLVSLVESHGISRP
- a CDS encoding YeeE/YedE thiosulfate transporter family protein, whose translation is MIKNFRKKSVVAVEKRPMNPYFGGILAGALMVLSIVVAGKFFGASTTFARLGALVEGFVAPEHVASLTYFKKDGFKVDWQMFFVIGIGLGSLAASLQSGTFRFRVVPPLWERRFGSSPLNRALAAFFGGALSIVGARMAGGCPSGHSLSGVMPLAPGSLVSLLCFFVGGAIVARVLFGREV
- the nudC gene encoding NAD(+) diphosphatase codes for the protein MKSLFVFRGDDILLVQEGSPRLPAPEEIVPLEGQVVRGRFPDREGLFWAEVPAETEPPRGTAFVSRRSLWGIVDERLFFTVGKAFHLMDWHRTNRFCGRCGESLTDHPEEKALLCPSCGQVIYPVIAPAVIVAVEREGKLLLGRSPGFPPGRYSVLAGFVEAGESLEETLVREINEEVGIEVDHITYFGSQPWPFPRSLMLGFRALWKSGEIAIDGREIVDARWFAPDEMPDFPPSFSISRKLIDDFLRRHDNGRGLP
- a CDS encoding HpcH/HpaI aldolase family protein, which translates into the protein MFENALKKRLREGKTAFGAFSVIPSPETVEILGIAGFDFVILDTEHGPASHETLQELVRAAESRSLTPIVRVADSRPSTVLRALDVGAQGIQVPQVTSLEEARSVVAGSKYHPLGRRGLAIPRSGDYGAVPTETYFRKSNEETLIVVQCESLEGLKALDEVLTEPQIDVVFFGPFDMSQSLAMPGQVHHERVEEASREVLRLARKHGKAAGTFLLDGEEAQRRAEEGFQYIAISLDATLLFQACRRELVRARESRCPEE
- a CDS encoding cytochrome c biogenesis CcdA family protein, which encodes MFDLIGSVASALEGSGALVVGASLLWGVMSVLLSPCSLVFIPLVVGFVDSQEAISTRRAFSLSLCFGLGVLVNLVVVGLAVATAGRLLADLARYTTYIVAVVFLCVGLHLLDVISLPGMKTGTYGERKGLKGALVLGLLSGMALGPCTLAYSAPILVLVLKAAASDLLRGAAILGGYALGHVGVLVLCGTFAGFVQSVLEWDSRSRGTRRINQVCGILVIAAALYLVYSAP